In one window of Candidatus Methylomirabilota bacterium DNA:
- the ybgF gene encoding tol-pal system protein YbgF: MSRGLLALAVVFALASGCATRSSVRQFRAELTALRAEVAALRQAHDEQARESARALQELRALEARVRDVGGAVTAPSEAVGRLGSRVTAVEEGIKDVRADLAARPAPAAPPLPPPPAPERPARDGAPRSGAAEAAYNIAVATFRAREHGQAVLEFTDFLAKYSRHPLAPSAQYWIGEAYYIQRDYRQAIVEFEKVPEQDSVNGKAADALLRIGLCYANLREPARAHQVWQRLVQEHPDSEAAGRARGLLRARRSSSRP; this comes from the coding sequence ATGAGTCGGGGACTGCTGGCGCTGGCCGTCGTGTTCGCCCTCGCCAGTGGATGTGCGACACGCAGCAGTGTCCGCCAGTTCCGAGCCGAGCTCACCGCGCTCCGGGCCGAGGTGGCTGCGCTTCGCCAGGCTCACGATGAGCAGGCGCGTGAGTCGGCGCGCGCGCTGCAGGAGCTCAGAGCGCTGGAGGCTCGCGTGCGCGATGTGGGCGGCGCGGTGACCGCTCCCAGCGAGGCGGTGGGGCGGCTGGGCTCGCGCGTGACCGCCGTCGAGGAGGGGATCAAGGATGTCCGGGCCGACCTGGCGGCGCGTCCGGCTCCGGCGGCGCCACCGCTACCACCGCCGCCGGCGCCCGAGCGGCCCGCCCGTGACGGCGCCCCGCGGTCGGGCGCGGCCGAAGCGGCGTACAACATCGCGGTGGCAACGTTCCGCGCCCGCGAGCACGGCCAGGCGGTGCTGGAGTTCACCGACTTCCTCGCCAAATACTCCAGGCACCCGCTCGCGCCCAGCGCTCAGTACTGGATCGGCGAAGCCTACTACATCCAGCGCGACTATCGCCAGGCGATCGTCGAGTTCGAAAAGGTGCCGGAGCAGGACTCCGTCAACGGCAAGGCGGCGGATGCGCTGCTCAGGATCGGTCTCTGCTACGCGAACCTTCGGGAGCCGGCGCGCGCCCACCAGGTGTGGCAGCGTCTGGTCCAGGAGCATCCCGACTCCGAGGCCGCCGGGCGGGCGCGCGGCCTCCTGCGCGCGCGCCGGAGCTCCAGCCGACCGTAA
- the nrfD gene encoding NrfD/PsrC family molybdoenzyme membrane anchor subunit has translation MSVATERHRPPTFADVNRDVLRTLATPGNLYFGWMCVVGLILAAGILAWTWQIYIGMGAAGKRTPQMWAMYITSFVFWIGIGHAGTLISAILYLFRARWRTSIFRAAEAMTIFAVMTAGLFPLIHAGRMWFAYFLLPYWNQRDLWPNFRSPLVWDVFAISTYLSISTVFFIVGLIPDVAALRDATTGWRQRIYAMLALGWEGSDRQWRHYRRAYGLFAALATPLVLSVHSVVSWDFAVALVPGWHSTLFAPFFVDGAIFSGFAMVLVLVLPMRHFFNLHAYIQEKHLDAMGKLILTTGLVLTYFYVCELFTSWYSGDHFERASLFWKVTKSYAWALWLMYFCNCISPLILFWRRARTSPVVLYIVSILVLIGMWFERFNIIVPSLAHDFYPYTWGIYVPTPTDTMIVIGSFAWFFLLFLGFIRVMPSLSIVEVKETLPQPLKDGARGRH, from the coding sequence ATGAGCGTGGCCACCGAGCGCCACCGCCCGCCGACGTTCGCCGACGTCAACCGCGACGTCCTGCGCACGCTGGCGACGCCGGGCAACCTCTATTTCGGCTGGATGTGCGTGGTGGGGCTGATCCTGGCGGCGGGCATCCTGGCCTGGACCTGGCAGATCTACATCGGCATGGGCGCGGCGGGAAAGCGCACGCCCCAGATGTGGGCGATGTACATCACCTCCTTCGTGTTCTGGATCGGTATCGGCCACGCCGGCACGCTCATCTCGGCGATCCTCTACCTCTTCCGGGCCCGCTGGCGCACGTCGATCTTTCGGGCCGCGGAGGCCATGACGATCTTCGCCGTCATGACGGCCGGGCTGTTCCCGCTGATCCACGCCGGGCGCATGTGGTTCGCCTACTTCCTGCTGCCCTACTGGAACCAGCGCGATCTGTGGCCGAACTTCCGCTCGCCGCTCGTGTGGGACGTCTTCGCCATCTCGACCTATCTCTCCATCAGCACCGTCTTCTTCATCGTGGGCCTGATCCCCGACGTGGCGGCCCTGCGCGACGCCACCACCGGCTGGCGCCAGCGCATCTATGCCATGCTGGCCCTCGGCTGGGAGGGGAGCGACCGCCAGTGGCGCCACTACCGGCGGGCCTACGGCCTGTTCGCCGCCCTGGCCACGCCGTTGGTCCTGTCGGTCCACAGCGTGGTGTCGTGGGACTTCGCGGTGGCCCTGGTCCCCGGCTGGCACTCCACGCTCTTCGCGCCCTTCTTCGTCGATGGCGCGATCTTCTCCGGCTTCGCGATGGTGCTGGTGCTGGTCCTGCCCATGCGCCACTTCTTCAACCTCCACGCCTACATCCAGGAAAAGCACCTGGACGCCATGGGCAAGCTCATTCTGACAACCGGCCTGGTGCTGACCTACTTCTACGTCTGCGAGCTCTTCACGTCCTGGTACAGCGGCGACCACTTCGAACGGGCGTCGCTCTTCTGGAAGGTGACCAAGTCGTACGCCTGGGCACTCTGGCTCATGTACTTCTGCAACTGCATCTCGCCGCTGATCCTCTTCTGGAGGCGCGCGCGCACGAGCCCGGTGGTGCTCTACATCGTATCCATCCTGGTGCTGATCGGGATGTGGTTCGAGCGCTTCAACATCATCGTGCCGTCGCTCGCCCACGACTTCTATCCCTACACGTGGGGGATCTACGTGCCGACCCCGACCGACACCATGATCGTCATCGGCAGCTTCGCCTGGTTCTTCCTGCTGTTCCTCGGCTTCATCCGGGTGATGCCGTCGCTGTCCATCGTGGAGGTCAAGGAAACGCTCCCCCAGCCGCTGAAGGACGGCGCCCGTGGCCGCCACTGA
- a CDS encoding DUF3341 domain-containing protein, whose translation MAATDTVLGVFAHVDTTVRALEELRAKGYHDLTVYTPAPVHEIEEALERDRPVSHVRLFTLIGALTGTASGFLLTIWSALKWGLVTGGKPIASIPPFVVIAFELTILFGGLATLLGLVILARLPRLRPSAAYDPRFTNDRFGVAVHCAPERGPSVRQILTTAGAEEVRAR comes from the coding sequence GTGGCCGCCACTGACACCGTCCTCGGCGTCTTCGCCCACGTGGACACCACGGTGCGGGCCCTCGAGGAGCTGCGGGCCAAGGGCTACCACGACCTCACCGTGTACACGCCCGCGCCCGTGCACGAGATCGAGGAGGCGCTGGAGCGGGACCGGCCGGTGAGCCATGTCCGCCTCTTCACGCTCATCGGCGCGCTCACCGGGACCGCCTCGGGCTTCCTCCTCACGATCTGGTCGGCGCTCAAGTGGGGCCTGGTGACGGGCGGCAAGCCGATCGCCTCCATCCCCCCCTTCGTGGTCATCGCCTTCGAGCTCACGATCCTCTTCGGCGGGTTGGCGACGCTGCTGGGCCTCGTGATCCTGGCCCGCCTGCCGCGCCTGCGGCCGTCGGCGGCCTACGACCCGCGCTTCACGAACGACCGCTTCGGGGTTGCCGTCCACTGCGCGCCGGAGCGGGGCCCGTCCGTGCGCCAGATCCTGACCACGGCCGGCGCCGAAGAGGTGAGGGCCCGATGA
- the glp gene encoding gephyrin-like molybdotransferase Glp, giving the protein MLTVEEALAQILSRALPLGTERVDVCAAPGRVLAEPIVSRREIPPWPNSSMDGYAVRAADTRAVPVTLVVVDCVAAGTLPTRPVGPGEAVRIFTGAPVPEGVDAVIPQEDVEAEGDRVRIIRAVEPGAFIRPRGEDVRVGDRLLEPGRTLGPAEVGLLATLGHTPVLVYRRPRVAILSTGNELADLGTEPAPGQIPNTNTYSLMAQVLEAGAEPINLGVTPDRLEAIEERIRWGMPADVLISSAGVSVGELDLVREALTRCGAELHLWQVSMRPGKPITFGTLDRRLVFGLPGNPVSAMVTFELFVRPALLAMAGRRTVDRPRIRARALDPIANPGHRRGYLRVTLARDGDEYGARLTGEQGSAILRSMVEADGLAVVPGDTIIAKGDSLEVILLQHLK; this is encoded by the coding sequence GTGCTGACCGTCGAAGAGGCCCTGGCCCAGATCCTCTCCCGGGCCCTGCCACTGGGGACGGAGCGGGTGGACGTCTGCGCGGCCCCGGGGCGCGTCCTCGCCGAGCCCATCGTTTCCCGCCGCGAGATCCCGCCGTGGCCGAACTCCTCCATGGACGGCTACGCCGTGCGGGCGGCCGACACGCGCGCCGTCCCCGTGACGCTCGTCGTCGTGGACTGCGTGGCCGCGGGGACGTTGCCGACCCGACCGGTCGGGCCCGGTGAGGCGGTCAGGATCTTCACCGGAGCCCCGGTGCCCGAGGGCGTCGATGCCGTCATTCCCCAGGAAGACGTCGAGGCGGAAGGCGACCGGGTCCGGATCATCCGCGCCGTAGAGCCGGGCGCCTTCATCCGCCCGCGTGGCGAAGACGTGAGGGTGGGGGACCGCCTGCTCGAGCCGGGCCGTACGCTGGGGCCGGCCGAGGTCGGGTTGCTGGCGACACTGGGCCACACGCCGGTGCTGGTCTACCGGCGGCCGCGCGTGGCCATCCTGTCGACCGGCAACGAGCTGGCGGACCTCGGCACCGAGCCCGCACCCGGCCAGATTCCCAACACGAACACCTACTCGTTGATGGCCCAGGTGCTCGAGGCCGGCGCCGAGCCGATCAACCTCGGAGTGACGCCGGACCGCCTCGAGGCGATCGAGGAGCGGATCCGATGGGGAATGCCCGCGGACGTGCTCATCTCGTCGGCGGGCGTCTCCGTCGGCGAGCTCGATCTGGTCCGCGAGGCGCTCACGCGCTGCGGGGCCGAGCTGCATCTCTGGCAGGTGTCGATGCGTCCCGGTAAGCCGATCACCTTCGGCACGCTCGACCGGCGCCTGGTCTTCGGCCTCCCCGGCAATCCCGTCTCGGCGATGGTGACGTTCGAGCTCTTCGTCCGCCCCGCGCTGCTGGCCATGGCCGGGCGCCGCACCGTGGACCGTCCGCGCATCCGTGCCCGCGCCCTCGATCCCATTGCCAATCCCGGTCACCGGCGCGGCTATCTCCGGGTGACGCTAGCCCGGGACGGCGACGAGTACGGGGCGCGCCTGACCGGCGAGCAGGGCTCCGCCATCCTGCGCTCGATGGTCGAGGCCGATGGGCTGGCCGTCGTGCCCGGCGACACCATCATCGCAAAAGGCGACAGCTTGGAAGTCATTCTTTTACAACATCTTAAGTGA
- a CDS encoding tyrosine recombinase, whose protein sequence is MTDPLAPFLRYLAVEKHASPHTLRSYRSDLEEFRRFLVEISGRDALAETIASVDARLIRAYLARLHTHRREPVTVARKLAALRSWFRFLVRRGLLPRNPALEVRGPRLGRKLVSFLPIDEAALLVDAKGTSARDRAILETLYATGLRVSELTGLDLDHVDRPQRTVRVLGKGRKERIVPFGARAAAALDAYLDGGPRPRGPLFVNRRGARLGVRSVFEIVRHRARQLGLRRRVSPHTLRHTFATHLLDAGADLRMIQELLGHSRLSTTQRYTHVGADQLTRVYDAAHPRARAVTPSP, encoded by the coding sequence ATGACCGATCCGCTGGCGCCTTTCCTCCGCTACCTCGCCGTGGAAAAGCACGCCTCTCCCCACACGCTCCGCAGCTACCGGAGCGATCTCGAGGAGTTTCGCCGCTTCCTCGTCGAGATCTCGGGCCGCGATGCGCTGGCCGAGACGATCGCGTCCGTCGACGCGCGCCTGATCCGGGCGTACCTGGCGCGCCTGCACACCCACCGGCGCGAGCCGGTGACGGTGGCGCGGAAGCTCGCCGCGCTCAGGAGCTGGTTCCGGTTCCTCGTGCGCCGGGGCCTCCTGCCGCGCAACCCCGCGCTGGAGGTGAGGGGACCGCGCCTGGGCCGAAAGCTCGTCTCGTTCCTGCCCATCGACGAGGCCGCGCTGCTGGTCGACGCCAAGGGCACTTCGGCCCGCGACCGCGCTATTTTAGAGACGCTCTACGCCACCGGCCTGCGCGTTTCCGAGCTCACCGGGCTCGACCTCGACCACGTGGACCGGCCCCAGCGGACGGTGCGAGTGCTCGGCAAGGGGCGCAAGGAGCGGATCGTGCCGTTCGGTGCCCGGGCGGCGGCCGCGCTCGACGCCTATCTCGACGGAGGCCCGCGCCCGCGCGGGCCGTTGTTCGTGAATCGCCGGGGTGCGCGGCTGGGCGTGCGGAGCGTTTTCGAGATCGTCCGCCACCGGGCGCGGCAGCTCGGGCTCCGGCGGCGAGTCAGCCCGCACACGCTGCGCCACACCTTCGCGACCCATCTCCTGGATGCGGGGGCCGATCTGCGGATGATCCAGGAGCTGCTGGGGCACAGCCGGCTCAGCACGACGCAGCGCTACACGCACGTGGGTGCCGACCAGCTGACGCGCGTGTACGACGCCGCCCATCCCCGTGCCCGCGCGGTTACCCCGAGCCCGTGA
- the topA gene encoding type I DNA topoisomerase gives MGKSLVVVESPTKVKTIQKYLDSRYVVKACMGHVRDLPKSNLGVDPKRGFKPKYVVMPGKKKVLDELKKAAEKADALYVATDPDREGEAIGWHLAQELPFDKKKVYRVAFNEITERAVKAAFQNPGKIDLKKVDAQQARRVLDRLVGYSLSPLLWEKVQRGLSAGRVQSVAVRLIVDREREIQAFRPEEYWSLHARLRAKRPPEFVATLKEVAGEKASLPSEETTRTLMASLEGARFTVRSVTRGERRRNPAPPFITSTLQQEAGRKLGFSAKKTMTVAQQLYEGIDVGDDGPVGLITYMRTDAVRVAREAQEEARGWVTARLGREYVPETPPVYRSRGSAQEAHEAIRPSDVAREPKLVARFLTRDQQALYRLIWERFLASQMTPAVYDTVSADIEAGRCLFRAQGQTLKFKGFMAVYVESREDEAVSEEDAESVVPPLEEGEVLALLGLDPKQHFTQPPPRYTEASLIKSLEELGIGRPSTYAQILSTIVNERGYVRRERRTLFATELGIEVTDLLQGFFADIMNVEFTAQMEGELDRVEEGERKWVDTVQKFYGPFKRDLAEAKKNMRNVKKGEETGEDCPECSQPLLERRGRFGKFIACSAYPDCRYTRDLNGGGRAEDEPTNELCPACGKPMVVKHGRYGKFIACSGYPECKTTKPVTLGIACPQPGCAGELVERRSRRGRTFYGCSAYPTCKFVLWQRPVAEPCPACGAPFLTERSARGRKMQTCVRDGCGFRREAELPVA, from the coding sequence GTGGGGAAATCGCTGGTGGTGGTGGAATCGCCCACGAAGGTGAAGACGATCCAGAAATATCTGGACTCGCGGTACGTCGTCAAAGCCTGCATGGGCCACGTCCGCGATCTGCCCAAGTCCAATCTCGGCGTCGATCCCAAGCGGGGCTTCAAGCCCAAGTACGTCGTGATGCCGGGCAAGAAGAAGGTGCTCGACGAGCTCAAGAAGGCCGCCGAGAAGGCCGACGCGCTCTACGTGGCGACCGACCCCGACCGGGAGGGCGAAGCGATCGGCTGGCATCTGGCCCAGGAGCTGCCCTTCGACAAGAAGAAGGTGTACCGGGTGGCCTTCAACGAGATCACGGAGCGCGCGGTGAAGGCGGCGTTCCAGAATCCGGGGAAGATCGACCTCAAGAAGGTGGACGCCCAGCAGGCGCGCCGCGTCCTCGATCGGCTCGTCGGCTACAGCCTCTCGCCGCTCCTGTGGGAGAAGGTCCAGCGCGGGCTGTCGGCCGGCCGCGTGCAGTCCGTGGCCGTGCGCTTGATCGTCGATCGCGAGCGCGAGATCCAGGCGTTCCGACCCGAAGAGTACTGGTCGCTGCACGCCCGCCTCCGCGCCAAGCGCCCGCCGGAGTTCGTCGCCACCCTCAAGGAGGTGGCGGGTGAGAAGGCCTCGCTGCCCAGCGAGGAGACCACCCGCACGCTCATGGCGTCGCTGGAAGGGGCGCGCTTCACCGTCCGCTCGGTGACGCGCGGCGAGCGCCGGCGGAATCCCGCGCCGCCTTTCATCACCTCGACGCTGCAGCAGGAGGCGGGGCGCAAGCTGGGCTTCTCGGCCAAGAAGACGATGACGGTGGCCCAGCAGCTCTACGAGGGCATCGACGTGGGCGACGACGGTCCCGTCGGCCTCATCACCTATATGCGCACCGACGCGGTCCGCGTGGCGCGCGAGGCGCAGGAGGAGGCGCGGGGGTGGGTGACGGCGCGGCTGGGACGCGAGTACGTGCCGGAGACGCCGCCCGTCTACCGCTCGCGCGGCAGCGCCCAGGAGGCGCACGAGGCCATTCGCCCCTCCGACGTCGCCCGCGAGCCCAAGCTGGTGGCGCGTTTCCTCACCCGGGACCAGCAGGCACTCTACCGGCTCATCTGGGAGCGGTTCCTGGCCAGCCAGATGACGCCGGCGGTCTACGATACCGTCAGCGCCGACATCGAGGCCGGTCGCTGCCTCTTCCGCGCCCAGGGCCAGACGCTCAAGTTCAAGGGGTTCATGGCCGTGTACGTGGAGAGCCGGGAGGACGAGGCGGTCTCCGAGGAGGACGCCGAGAGCGTCGTGCCGCCGCTCGAGGAGGGCGAGGTCCTGGCACTGCTCGGGCTCGACCCCAAGCAGCATTTCACCCAGCCGCCGCCGCGCTACACGGAGGCCTCGCTCATCAAGTCGCTGGAGGAGCTGGGGATCGGAAGGCCGTCGACCTACGCGCAGATCCTCAGCACGATCGTCAACGAGCGTGGCTACGTCCGCCGCGAGCGGCGGACGCTCTTTGCGACCGAGCTCGGCATCGAGGTCACCGACCTGCTCCAGGGCTTCTTCGCGGACATCATGAACGTCGAGTTCACGGCCCAGATGGAGGGTGAGCTCGACCGGGTCGAGGAAGGCGAGCGGAAGTGGGTGGACACGGTCCAGAAGTTCTACGGACCCTTCAAGCGGGACCTGGCCGAAGCCAAGAAGAACATGCGCAACGTGAAGAAGGGGGAGGAGACGGGGGAGGACTGTCCCGAGTGCAGCCAGCCGCTGCTCGAGCGCCGGGGGCGCTTCGGTAAGTTCATCGCCTGCTCCGCCTATCCCGACTGCCGGTACACGCGCGACCTCAACGGCGGCGGGCGGGCGGAAGACGAGCCCACCAACGAGCTCTGCCCCGCCTGTGGTAAACCGATGGTCGTCAAGCACGGGCGCTACGGCAAGTTCATCGCGTGCTCCGGCTACCCCGAGTGCAAGACGACGAAGCCGGTGACCCTCGGCATCGCCTGCCCCCAGCCTGGCTGCGCCGGCGAGCTGGTCGAGCGCCGGTCCCGCCGCGGGCGAACCTTCTACGGGTGCTCGGCCTATCCGACGTGCAAGTTCGTCCTCTGGCAGCGTCCGGTCGCGGAGCCCTGTCCCGCGTGCGGCGCGCCCTTCCTCACCGAGCGCTCGGCCCGGGGCCGGAAGATGCAGACCTGCGTCCGGGACGGGTGCGGCTTCCGGCGGGAGGCCGAGCTGCCAGTGGCATGA
- the dprA gene encoding DNA-processing protein DprA has translation MEPLRLTPRDARYPALLAAIQSPPDLWIRGACERDDALAIAVVGTRRATPYGLEVAERLAFELAARGVTVISGLARGIDTAAHRGALAAGGRTIAVLGCGIDVAYPPENRALAGDIARQGAVISQFAPGTPPLPGYFPARNRTIAGLALGVVVVEAGERSGALITAGLAGDLGREVFAVPGRITSDTSRGSNRLIQDGAKLVRDWADIVQELPDPWRRAVQAPRTERGEVERPAADSEEARVLAMLRPDEPQHIEALIARSATNPARVAATLVALELGGWARQLEGQRWVSVAVRAGRA, from the coding sequence GTGGAACCCCTCAGGCTCACGCCTCGCGACGCGCGGTATCCCGCGCTGCTGGCCGCCATTCAGTCGCCGCCCGATCTGTGGATCCGGGGCGCCTGCGAGCGCGACGACGCGCTGGCCATCGCGGTGGTGGGCACGCGGCGGGCGACGCCGTATGGCCTGGAGGTCGCCGAGCGCCTGGCCTTCGAGCTGGCGGCGCGCGGCGTGACGGTGATCAGCGGGCTGGCGCGCGGGATCGACACGGCCGCGCACCGCGGCGCGCTCGCCGCCGGCGGCCGCACCATCGCCGTGCTCGGCTGCGGCATCGACGTCGCCTACCCGCCGGAGAACCGCGCGCTGGCCGGCGACATCGCGCGCCAGGGCGCGGTGATCTCGCAGTTCGCGCCCGGCACGCCGCCGTTGCCGGGCTACTTCCCCGCGCGCAACCGTACGATCGCCGGCCTGGCGCTGGGCGTGGTCGTCGTCGAGGCCGGCGAGCGCTCCGGCGCGCTGATCACCGCGGGTCTGGCGGGCGATCTCGGCCGCGAAGTATTCGCCGTTCCAGGCCGAATCACGTCGGATACGAGCCGGGGCTCGAACAGGCTCATTCAGGACGGTGCTAAACTGGTACGCGATTGGGCCGATATCGTGCAAGAATTACCAGATCCGTGGCGTCGGGCCGTTCAAGCCCCTCGGACCGAGCGGGGCGAGGTGGAGCGGCCGGCCGCCGACAGCGAGGAGGCGCGAGTCCTGGCGATGTTGAGGCCGGATGAGCCGCAGCACATCGAGGCGCTCATCGCGCGCAGCGCGACCAACCCGGCGCGCGTCGCAGCGACGCTCGTCGCGCTCGAGCTCGGCGGCTGGGCGCGCCAGCTCGAGGGACAGCGCTGGGTGAGCGTGGCGGTGCGGGCGGGGAGGGCCTAG
- a CDS encoding cytochrome c — protein MKYVFILVLLLVVASGGLMGMVIVVRFVDNMTQTAKVVPGERVFRMPAGVIPRGGALIPPREQRDVAAKQPNPIKPGAESVAVGRQHFATFCAPCHGPEGKGGVTGPVATKFIPAPDLTNAELQKQRTDGYWHSYIMAGGAVMPSYVEALSSQEAWHIVNFLRTLAAK, from the coding sequence ATGAAGTACGTCTTCATCCTCGTCCTGCTGCTGGTGGTGGCCTCGGGCGGGCTCATGGGGATGGTGATCGTCGTGCGCTTCGTCGACAACATGACCCAGACGGCCAAGGTCGTCCCCGGTGAGCGCGTGTTCCGAATGCCGGCGGGCGTCATCCCCCGCGGGGGCGCGCTGATCCCGCCGCGGGAGCAGCGGGACGTCGCCGCCAAGCAGCCGAACCCGATCAAGCCGGGGGCGGAGTCGGTGGCGGTAGGCCGCCAGCACTTCGCCACCTTCTGCGCGCCCTGCCACGGCCCCGAGGGCAAGGGCGGGGTCACCGGCCCGGTGGCGACCAAGTTCATCCCCGCGCCCGACCTGACCAACGCCGAGCTGCAGAAGCAGCGCACGGACGGCTACTGGCACAGCTACATCATGGCCGGCGGGGCCGTCATGCCGTCCTACGTCGAGGCGCTCTCGTCCCAGGAGGCGTGGCACATCGTCAACTTCCTCCGCACGCTGGCCGCGAAATGA